The nucleotide window CGCAAGAAGGACACTGCACACTCCGGCATGGAGGAATGGCTCCGCAAGGTGATGGTGGAGCACACGTGTCCCGACTGCCACGGCACACGGCTCAAGCGCCAACGGCTGCTCATGACGATCGACGATGTCAACATCCATCAGGTTGGCGACATGCCGCTGGAGGAGGAGCTTCGGTTCCTGAACAGCATTTCGATGCCAGCACACTTGGCGAGCGCTGGCGGGCTCGTTCTGCGCGAGCTGACCACACGACTGGCGTTGTTGACTGGTATCGGGCTCGACTATCTCAGCCTGAATCGCCCTTCGGGAACGCTCTCCGGCGGGGAATCGCAGCGCGTGCGGCTCTCGACGCAGATCGGCTCGGGACTGATGGGGATGCTCTACGTCCTCGACGAGCCCAGCATCGGGCTCCACCCCAAAGACAACGTCAAGATGATCGACACGCTTCGTCGGCTGCGCGACCTGGGAAACTCGGTCATTGTCGTGGAGCACGATGAGGACACGATGCGCGCAGCCGATCACATCGTCGAACTGGGCCCGGGCCCGGGCGTCCACGGCGGCGAGATCACGGCAGAGGGCACCATCGAGCAGGTGCTGGAGAACCCCAACTCGCTCACGGGCCAGTACCTGAGCGGGCGCAAGCGGATCGAGCTCCCGGGCACGCGCCGCAAGCGCAAGAAGGGCAATGTCCTGCGGATCGAGGGAGCCTCGGAAAACAACCTGAAGCGCATCGACGTCGAGATTCCGCTCGGCGTGTTCACGTGCATCACCGGCGCGTCGGGCTCCGGCAAGAGCACGCTCATCAACGACATCCTGTTCAAGAAGCTCTACTCGATCTTCCACGACAGCCGCGTTCTGTCGGGCAAGCACGACGCTCTGCGCGGACACGAGCTGCTGAGCGATGTCGTCAACATCGACCAGACGCCCATTGGGCGGAACTCACGGTCGAACCCCGCGACGTATGTGGGCGTCTACGACCACATCCGCAAGCTGTTCGCCGACACGTCCGAGTCGAAGGATCGGGGCTACGGGCCCGGCAGGTTCAGCTTCAACGTCAAAGGCGGGCGCTGCGAGGAGTGCAGCGGCGAGGGCGTCATCACGACGCAACTCCACTTCATGCCGGACGTCGAGGTGCTGTGCCACTCGTGCAAGGGAGCCCGGTTCAACCAGGAGACACTGGTGATTCTCTACGAGGGCAAGACGATCGCCGAGGTGCTGGACATGCCCATCGAGGAGGCGGTGTCGTTCTTCTCCGACCAGCGGGTCGTCCACCACAAGCTGCGCATCCTCAACGACCTGGGGCTCGGATATCTGACCGTCGGTCAGTCGTCGACGACGCTGTCAGGCGGCGAAGCGCAACGCGTCAAGCTGGGACTCGAGCTCGGGAAGATGAAGAAGGGCTCCCACAACCTCTACATCCTCGACGAACCGACAACCGGGCTGCACCTCGCCGACATCCAGCGCCTGCTCGACAGCCTGACGCGCATCGTCAACGCCGGGCACTCCGTCGTCGTCATCGAGCATCACCTCGACGTGATCAAGATGGCGGACTGGGTGATCGACCTGGGTCCGCTCGGCGGGCACAACGGCGGCGAGATCGTCGCTCAGGGCACGCCCGAGCAGGTGGCACAGGTAGATCGGTCGTTCACAGGGCAGTTCCTGCGACCGTACCTCGAACGCCGCGCGGGCGCGTAGCCCCATCTGCCGGGGCTCGTCGATCAGGCTGTGCTGGATAGCTCGGATTCGATAGCTGTCCATCCCCGACCGGAGCGGATGGCGTCGATGATCTGCTGGTAGCGCCACCCATCGGCGAAGGTCAGGTAGGGGTCGTGGGCATCGCCTCGGATGTCAGCGACGAAGTCTTTGGCGAGCGCACACCACTTCTGCTGGATATCGTCGCCGACGGGCGGGAGAGCGTCCTTCAACCGCTGTGGGATCTCAAGCGCCTCAGGCTCGGACTCGCCACGTCTCTGGATCGACACACGGAACGTGATGACACCGTCCGCGACCAACGTGCCGCCATCCCCGTAGACCCGCAGACCTGTTGACTCCTTCGTCACCCCTTGACCGGGACCGTAGACGAACGAGCACCCGATGTCGTTGCCTCGCGCGTCGATCCGAAGCAGCGCCCTGAAGGCTCCGTCCGCGTCGCAGTCGCGCCATTCGAGCCTCTCCGCCTGTTCCGACGTCAGCTCTCCAGTCTTTTTCATCCAAATCCTGAAGTCATGCACGTCCGGCACGACGGGAGCTCGTGTCATGAGGACTCGAGCCTCGCCGACTGCCCGGATCGTCTCCCCTCCCGCAATGCGCTCGACGATGCCCAGCAGGTGCGGCAGCAGGTTGTGGAGTAAGCCGCCGCCGTGGTCGCGCACCATCATCCAGGACCACGGCACGATCCTAGGAAAGCCGCCACGGACGGTCATCACGATCTCGCGGACCTGTCCGATCTCCCCTTGTTCGATGAGTTCCCGCATCAGGGAGACGCTGGCGTCGTATCGGTGGGTCGCGGCATAGGCGGTCTTGACGCCGGCGTCGAGCGCCAGCCGGTGGAACCAGGATGCGTCGTCAACCGACGTCGCCAGAGGCTTGTCGCAGTAGATGTGGGCCCCGACCTCGCACGCCGCCTCGATGACCTCTGCGCGGAGCACGGCGGGCGTCGCGATTGCAACGATGTCGGGCTGAACCGCCCGGATCGTGCCGCACCAGTCTGTGGACACTTCGCCGATCTGCAGCTTGGTCGCAGCTTCCCGCAGGATTTCGGCGTTGCGGGCGCACATGGCAGCCACGTCGACGCCGAACTGTCGAAGCGCGATCGTGTGGCCCTCGCCGGCCCATCCGGCTCCTACAACGACAGCGGTCATCTGAGTGGGCATGCTCCTGCCTCCATTCGTCGGGAAAGCTGTGTTTGAGTCCAGGTAGCCGATTCCGCCGGCAGCCGCAACCGCTGCGTGTCATGTCATCCGGCAGGCGACGAGGGACGTTGTTGCTATGGTGTCGACGACTCGGCGGTGTCGGAAATGTTGACAGTGTTCTCGGCGGCATGCTACACGTGTGAGTGTTAGAGTTAGGAACCCGAAGGATCGACCGATGCGGCGCGCGCGCATCACAGCTTTGCTGATCGCCGTCATGGCGCTCGCCGCCCTCAGCGAGACCGTTGCGGAGTTGTGCCGGCCAGCGCATGCCTGTTGCGCGACCACCACGACGCGCCCGGAGCAATCCGACTCGTGCGAAGTCGCCTGCGCGGCGGGCCCGCAAGAGCAGAACCCGAGTCCCGAATACCGCACGGTCATCTCTCCCATCGACCAGCCGGCCCCGGCATCGGCGATGCCAGCTCCCGCATGCATCGTCAACGCTCCCAAGCCCAGCCCTGACACGACACCGATGGTCGCGCAGTTCGCGCCGCCAACCGACGTCACTCGTGCGCCTCCTGCCCAAGCCTGACATCCGGATCACGTTCCCGTCCATTCAGATACGTCCGCTACGGCGTTGGACTCACGTCGTCCACCCGACCGCTGCTGAGCAGCGCTCGCGAACACTGACGACGGCGGAACCGAGTCGAACTGGCCGTAGCAGCGAACCGGACGAACGCGAGGTCCTCGGCGGCTGATGCCGTTTGCCCCGCGACCGTAGGGCTTAGGAGCGCGCAATGTCGCTTACGAGTCGGCGACTCATCACAGTATTTGCTGTCATCGCCTTGCTGGGAAGGCTTCACGTCGCGGTTGCCGAGGAAGGCACCGCACCCGCCAACAATCCGTCCGAGCCGTCGCTGTCCGGTCCCTCGTGGATGCTGACGCTGCCGACGGCAGATGTCCTGCCACAAGGCGACTACGTCATCGGCGTCGCTCAGGGGGGTACGATCCCGTTCCACGGGGATGTCGGGGCGCTGTGGAAAGACCTGGAGATAGGCCTGCACGGAGCCAAGCTCCGAATCATGCGGGAGGGAAGCCCGTGGGCAGCGGTCGCGGTCGGCGCGACCTTCGGTTACTACCCGTCGGGCATCTACGTCGTCGGCAGCAAGACGCTGCGCAGTATGCGGCTCCACGTCGGAGCTCGGTTCCTGCCCTTCGATTTCGCCGATGACGAGAACGACTCGATGTCGGCGGCCACCGAAGTCGCGTCGACGGATGACGGATCGAGTCATTCCAGCTCAGAAGCGACTGCCTCGGGTTCCAACGACGGATTCCTAGACACGCTCGAAGCGTTTGCCGGCCTCGAGAAGGAGATGGTCCCCGGACGGATCCGGCTCCTGC belongs to Candidatus Poribacteria bacterium and includes:
- the uvrA gene encoding excinuclease ABC subunit UvrA, which produces MAGGQRRHHEGRDAGAVDREELGDARRGGISVRWRRDVRTTIDIRGARVNNLKDVHVEIPRDQLVVVTGLSGSGKSSLAFETIYAEGQRRFMESLSSFAKRFIQQLKKPDVDFIYGLSPVISIEQKSVGHNPRSTVGTMTDLSNYLQLLFATIAQAHCPFCHREIPGKSSVQMVDRLMALPPGSRVEVRAPVWKVYDEDFAYLFGEIRGKGYRWMRIDGETHDLSEQIELDEERDYDMEVIIDRFVIKPGIEKHVANAIENCQTLGEGFLRFEVTEADLSKFQPESFYDDFACPEHRVTMGQVNSGYFRFNDPLSACVTCSGLGTYLQVHPDLLVPDKDRSILDGAFVEQAYRYNRDTWAGVTMWSMAEHYRFSLDTPWKDLPERVQQMLLYGTKSEKFPLSLPPGSKPASKYITNNVGKPIAHGGIAAQIERHYRSYRKKDTAHSGMEEWLRKVMVEHTCPDCHGTRLKRQRLLMTIDDVNIHQVGDMPLEEELRFLNSISMPAHLASAGGLVLRELTTRLALLTGIGLDYLSLNRPSGTLSGGESQRVRLSTQIGSGLMGMLYVLDEPSIGLHPKDNVKMIDTLRRLRDLGNSVIVVEHDEDTMRAADHIVELGPGPGVHGGEITAEGTIEQVLENPNSLTGQYLSGRKRIELPGTRRKRKKGNVLRIEGASENNLKRIDVEIPLGVFTCITGASGSGKSTLINDILFKKLYSIFHDSRVLSGKHDALRGHELLSDVVNIDQTPIGRNSRSNPATYVGVYDHIRKLFADTSESKDRGYGPGRFSFNVKGGRCEECSGEGVITTQLHFMPDVEVLCHSCKGARFNQETLVILYEGKTIAEVLDMPIEEAVSFFSDQRVVHHKLRILNDLGLGYLTVGQSSTTLSGGEAQRVKLGLELGKMKKGSHNLYILDEPTTGLHLADIQRLLDSLTRIVNAGHSVVVIEHHLDVIKMADWVIDLGPLGGHNGGEIVAQGTPEQVAQVDRSFTGQFLRPYLERRAGA
- a CDS encoding Gfo/Idh/MocA family oxidoreductase translates to MPTQMTAVVVGAGWAGEGHTIALRQFGVDVAAMCARNAEILREAATKLQIGEVSTDWCGTIRAVQPDIVAIATPAVLRAEVIEAACEVGAHIYCDKPLATSVDDASWFHRLALDAGVKTAYAATHRYDASVSLMRELIEQGEIGQVREIVMTVRGGFPRIVPWSWMMVRDHGGGLLHNLLPHLLGIVERIAGGETIRAVGEARVLMTRAPVVPDVHDFRIWMKKTGELTSEQAERLEWRDCDADGAFRALLRIDARGNDIGCSFVYGPGQGVTKESTGLRVYGDGGTLVADGVITFRVSIQRRGESEPEALEIPQRLKDALPPVGDDIQQKWCALAKDFVADIRGDAHDPYLTFADGWRYQQIIDAIRSGRGWTAIESELSSTA